The Dioscorea cayenensis subsp. rotundata cultivar TDr96_F1 chromosome 16, TDr96_F1_v2_PseudoChromosome.rev07_lg8_w22 25.fasta, whole genome shotgun sequence sequence TCATAAATGGACAACTTCTAAACATGGtggttgataaaaataagataataatatgaacaaaatctcTAGCTAGACGATATTGTTGACAAACGTTATGCTCAAGATGAGATCCTTGCAGCTGGTGTAACGTTGCACTGGATAGCTATTCTGGACTGGGGAGACAAAGACGAGGAACGAAGATAAAAATGGTTCTTTATATGAAGAGgatcaagaatggaaacaatatgAACAAGAACAACAGTTTCTTCACCAAGacacaagtagaagaagaatgaaacttCTAAAGCAAGTTTCCAGTACAATATAGCCATGCTATGATTTGACTTGGCGCCATTATTTCCTCCAAACTTTTTCAAGGGTAGTTTTgggattaaacaaaaacatcacgGCTTGGGGTGACGAAAGGGACAAATGagtatagaaaatataaaagaaagactGACTAGGTATTAATTTTGTCAGAAGGACCTGGGAGgaagtttaaaaaatttcagggacttaaaaataatttcccttttgttgcttttgttgagaAGGGCATGTAATCATATAAGAATGATTTGCACAGATATATgagttaatattataattaaaataatttataagtttttaaaaaaaattgttgcttTGTACTTTTTAATTAGCTTTTGTTGAGAAAAGGGCATATAAAGATAAGAATGATTTACAATGATACAtaactaaatattatttttataggtGCATACATGCAATTTCAGATTTGGCAGGggcatgaagaaaaaaaaaaccttttgagttattaaaatataaatcttgaaaaatatcattaaaaacaaaaaagcaatTCCTCAAGTGAGAAAAAGCATATAAAAGTTTAAATGTTAAATAATTggcaaaataaaaattcaaccaaaacattgataacaacaaagaatttttctttttttttcttccaatatTCCCATGTTTGGTTGAAGATTATGACCTCCCAACTAATGATCCCTCTTATTTAGCAACCTTGATAACAAagtttatatatctatatgtatatatttcatgAGAGTTAGTTGGATAACAATGCACTAACACCATAAaatgtcaataaaaaaaacctcaaaatgAAGGTtctaacaaacaaaaacatctcACCAATCTTGAGAAAATGATTTatagaattaatatttttttcctatgtattattaaaaaaatatataaatttttaatataatcacTTAATTTTCCAATTAAATAATGTTAATAGTGGACTTTcgttttttaaagaaaataaaataatattttcaagtaTCATccgaacacacacacacaactaCTAACCAACAGTGACAACGCATTCACTTTGAAAACaagttaccaaaaaaaaaaatattaaaataaataaataaataaataaaaaggaaaaaaggaacCATCCTCTTATTCCCAATTCTACCTACCGTTGATGGCCACACTACCTGCCTCGGGATCCCGTTCTCAATCCATCGTACGGCTCTTGATGCTTTTGTGACTCGAGATTCGCACTCACGACCAATCATCTACCTACCGTTGATGGCCACACTACCTGCCTCGGGATCCGTTCTCAAATCCATCGTACGGCTCTTGATGCTTTTGTGCCTCGAGATTCGTACTCACGACCAAATCACAACCGTTGGCTTGCGTCTCACGCAACCCTCACCTACTAACTATACTAAAGCCCATTCCTCTTCTGCTTCTCAAccgaaagagagagagagagagagagagatgaagcAGCTCTGGGCTCTCCCTCAGGGCGGTGGTCGCCGGACGGCGAGCTTCCGATCATCGTCGGCGACGGCGCAGGGCGATGGAGCAGGTGGAGGTGGAACCGAAACGCCGTTGAAATCCCCCGGCGCGATGTTCTGGATCGCACTCCATGCACTATGTTGCCTCATCAGCCTCGTCCTCGGATTCCGCTTTTCTCgcctcctcttcttcctcctcttctcctCCCCTGCCCCAATTCTCCGCGCTACGACCACCACGACGACCACGACCACCACAACGCACACGCAGACCCAAACCCTGACGATCTCTCTGCCTACCACCTCGTCGCAGGCTTTACCGGTCGTGAACAAGTCCGATCCTGCCGCCAGCCGCGTTGTCGTCGGCCGCCATGGCATTCTCATCCGTCCATGGCCGCATCCCAACCCTACTGAAGTCATGCGGGCGCATCGCATCATTGAGCGTGTCCAGCACGAGCAGCGCTCGCAGTATGGCGTCAAGAACCCTAAACCCGTCATCGTGATCACTCCGACCTATGTCCGGACCTTCCAGGCGTTGCATCTTACTGGCTTGATGCATTCCCTCATGCTCGTCCCTTATGATCTCACCTGGATCGTCGTCGAGGCAGGTGGTGTTTCTAATGAGACGGCTACCCTTTTGGCGAAATCCCAGCTCCAGATCGTGCACACTGCCTTCCCGGAGAAAATGCCAGTGGAATGGTCTGATCGGCATAGGATGGAGGCTCGGATGCGGCTTCATGGTTTGaggtttgttcttgaatttgtttattgtttcttgttttggtATTCTGAtctgattagagttttgatggAATTAGAATTGTGCGAGAGCGGAGATTGGATGGAATTGTCATGTTTGCGGACGACAGCAATATGCACAGTATGGAGATGTTTGATGAGATCCAGTCAGTGAAGTGGATGGGTGCTTATTCAGTTGGTATCTTGGCGCATTCCGGAAATTCAGAGATTGGGGTGAAGCCCGAGGAGATTGATGtaggggaggagaagaagaactcGCCATTGCCTATTCAAGGACCGGCTTGTAACTCGTCAGGGCATTTAATAGGATGGCACACTTTTAATTCTTTGCCGTATGCTGGGAAGAGTGCGACTCTTGTCGGTGATGGGGCAATGGTGTTGCCAAGGAAGTTGGAGTGGGCTGGTTTTGTGTTGAATTCAAGACTTGTGTGGAAGGATACGGAGGAGAAGCCAGATTGGGTTCGGGATCTCGATACAGTTGATAAGGGGGAGGAGATTGAGAGCCCGTTGGCTTTGGTAAAGGATGCTTCTTTCGTTGAGCCTCTTGGCAGTTGTGGGAAGAAGGTGCTTTTGTGGTGGCTTCGTGTCGAAGCTCGTGCTGACAGCAAGTTTCCACCAGGGTGGGATTTATGAACCTTCTCTATCTGTTacattcttcttctcctttccaTTTACTCTGCATGCTATTGTATACTCAATAGGTTTTGCATTTCACATTATTTGCATTTATG is a genomic window containing:
- the LOC120278995 gene encoding probable beta-1,4-xylosyltransferase IRX14, producing the protein MKQLWALPQGGGRRTASFRSSSATAQGDGAGGGGTETPLKSPGAMFWIALHALCCLISLVLGFRFSRLLFFLLFSSPAPILRATTTTTTTTTTTHTQTQTLTISLPTTSSQALPVVNKSDPAASRVVVGRHGILIRPWPHPNPTEVMRAHRIIERVQHEQRSQYGVKNPKPVIVITPTYVRTFQALHLTGLMHSLMLVPYDLTWIVVEAGGVSNETATLLAKSQLQIVHTAFPEKMPVEWSDRHRMEARMRLHGLRIVRERRLDGIVMFADDSNMHSMEMFDEIQSVKWMGAYSVGILAHSGNSEIGVKPEEIDVGEEKKNSPLPIQGPACNSSGHLIGWHTFNSLPYAGKSATLVGDGAMVLPRKLEWAGFVLNSRLVWKDTEEKPDWVRDLDTVDKGEEIESPLALVKDASFVEPLGSCGKKVLLWWLRVEARADSKFPPGWVINPPLEITVPAKRTPWPDVPPEIPSETQADKHPSKVVRSSRSRHNSRSKRKHEIRPEKQTSGTTQTQAN